The following nucleotide sequence is from Pseudarthrobacter psychrotolerans.
TGAGCCGGTCATCACCGTTGGGGGTACAACGTTGTTCGGCCCAAGGACAGGAGAGACAGCGGCAAGATCAGCGACGACGGCGGCGTGGTCAGCCGTGCGGTCGGCGCGTTCCGGAGCCTTGGGGGCTCCAGCGGACTTAGTAGCCATCAGCGAGGGGCTGATCGGCGATCCTTTGCTCATCGGACTCTTCCTTGTGGATCATCTGTGTACTTGGAAATGCGGAATAAAAAAACCCCTCAGCCTGGCGGCTTTTCGAGGGGTTGCGCGTGACGGTTCGTTACCAGTCGGGCTAGTCAGCCACGCGCTTGGTAAGGACGACGACTGCATCTGCAGCGACGCCGGCGGTAACGAATGCGATCATGCGTACAGTTTTCCCTCTGCGTGAGATGCGTGTCAACGAGGGTGGTGCACATCTCACAGTGTGGACACCGTTGTCCACGGACTGATCCTACCCCGCCCCCCGGCGCAAGCGCCGTCCGCCCGGGGCCCCTGGATCAGCCCTTATTAAGCCCTGCCGCCTCCGGCAGTCGCGTCGCCACCGGAGGGCTTGAGGTACTTGAGTATCACCCGCAGTATGCGCCCGTCGAGGCACTGTGAACCAGCTTGGCGTACTTGGCGAGCACACCCTTGGTGAACTTGGCCGGGAGGGGCTCCCAGCCGATCTTGCGGGATTCGAGCTCGGCCTCGTCCACCAGCAGGTCGAAGCTGCGGGCGGCCATGTCCACGCGGATCCGGTCCCCGTCCTTGACGAAGGCAATGGGGCCGCCGTCGACAGCTTCAGGTGCCACGTGGCCGATGCAGAGGCCGGTGGTTCCGCCGGAGAAGCGTCCGTCGGTCAGCAACAGAACGTCCTTCCCCAGGCCTGCGCCCTTGATGGCACCGGTGATGGCGAGCATCTCGCGCATGCCGGGGCCGCCCTTGGGGCCTTCGTAGCGGATGACCACAACGTCCCCGGCCTTGATCAAGCCCTTGTCCAAGGCGGCCAGGGCGCCCTGCTCACGCTCGAACACGCGGGCGGTGCCTTCAAAGACGTCGGCGTCGAAGCCTGCACTCTTCACCACGGCACCCTCCGGCGCCATGGTGCCGTGCAGGATGGTGATGCCGCCGGTCTTGTGGATCGGATTGTCCATGGCACGGAGGATCTTGCCGTCCAGGTCCGGCGGGTTGATCGCGGCGAGGTTCTCGGCAACGGTCTTTCCGGTGACGGTGAGGCAGTCGCCGTGCAGCAGGCCGGCGTCGAGCAGTGCGCGCATGATGACCGGCACGCCGCCGATCTTGTCGACGTCCGTCATAACGTAGCGGCCGAACGGCTTGAGGTCACCCAGGTGCGGGATCTTGTCGCCGATGCGGTTGAAGTCCTCCAGGTTCAGTTCGACTTCAGCTTCGCGGGCGATGGCCAGCAGGTGCAGGACGGCGTTGGTGGAGCCGCCGAAGGCCATGGTGACGGCGATGGCGTTTTCGAACGCCTTTTTGGTCATGATGTCCCGGGCGGTGATGCCGAGGCGGAGCAGGTTCACCACTGCTTCGCCGGACTTGCGGGCAAATTCATCACGACGGCGGTCTGCCGAGGGCGGGGCGGCCGAGCCGGGCAGCGACATGCCCAGCGCCTCGCCGATGCAGGCCATGGTGTTGGCGGTGTACATACCGCCGCAGGCGCCTTCGCCGGGGCAGATGGCCTTTTCGATGCGGGTCAGGTCCTCGAGGCTCATCTTGCCGGCGGCACAGGCCCCGACGGCTTCGAAGGCGTCAATGAGGGTGACCTCCTTTTCGGAGCCGTCCTCGAGCTTGACCCAGCCCGGCATGATGGAGCCCGCGTACAGGAAGACGCTGGCGAGGTCCAGACGGGCGGCAGCCATCAGCATGCCCGGCAGGGACTTGTCACAGCCGGCGAGCAGGACGGAACCGTCGATGCGCTCGGCCTGCATGACGGTTTCCACGGAGTCGGCGATGACCTCACGGGAGACGAGGGAGAAGTGCATGCCTTCGTGGCCCATGGAGATGCCGTCGGAGACGGAGATGGTGCCGAACTGCATAGGGAAGCCGCCGCCTGCGTGGACGCCTTCCTTGGCGCCCTGGGCCAGCCGGTTCAAGGAGAGGTTGCAGGGAGTGATTTCATTCCAGGAACTCGCAACGCCGATCTGGGGCTTTGCGAAGTCGTCGTCGCCCATGCCGACTGCGCGGAACATGCCGCGCGCGGGGGCGGCATGGATCCCGTCGGTGACGACCCGGCTGCGGGGCTTGATATCGATCTTGTTCTCGGTTGCTGTTTGGGTGTCCTCACTCATGGGTCAAAGTCTATGACTCCGATCGGGACGCCAACGACCCGAACGGCCCGTTTGGCCCGTTTTCAGGAATATTTCGATCAAATAGTGGACTCTCGTCTCAAATTTTGAGACGGACCCGTACCGGCCCGCCGGAACCTAGACAGTCCCGCTCGCGCCGACGTACCGTCAGGGAACGGCAACCATGCCTTCCGGACTGAAGGGCCCTGCTATGGATTTTGTCTTCTGGATTATCCTCATTGTGCTGATCGTGGGCGTTGTATGGTGGCTGCTGAACCGCAGCAACTCCTCGGGCACAGGCGACTCCATGCCGATCCGGACCGACGGCGGCCTGGCCGGCGGAAGCGCGGCTGCCTCGGCGGAAGCCGCCGGCACGGCGGGCATCCCCAGCGCTGCCGGCTTCGGCGCTGCCGAGCCGGAACCACCGACGACGGCGGACGAATCGCCCGAGCGGTCCAGCGGGGCAGAACACCAGGACGCCGAACACCAGGACGCCGACGATGAAGCCGACTCTGCCGGTTCCACGGATACTGCCGCAACTGATGCACCGGAACGCCTGCCCTCCGACGAACTGTCATCCCCTGACAGGTCGGCTGGCTCTGATGAACCGTCGCCCCTCGAAGGGTCGGCTGACTCTGACGAACCGTCGCCCCTCGAAGGGTCGGCTGACTCTGACGAACCGTCGCCCCTCGAGGGACGGGACCGCCCCGAGGATCCGGCTCGCCCGCAGGAGCCACCAACCCCG
It contains:
- the ilvD gene encoding dihydroxy-acid dehydratase, whose product is MSEDTQTATENKIDIKPRSRVVTDGIHAAPARGMFRAVGMGDDDFAKPQIGVASSWNEITPCNLSLNRLAQGAKEGVHAGGGFPMQFGTISVSDGISMGHEGMHFSLVSREVIADSVETVMQAERIDGSVLLAGCDKSLPGMLMAAARLDLASVFLYAGSIMPGWVKLEDGSEKEVTLIDAFEAVGACAAGKMSLEDLTRIEKAICPGEGACGGMYTANTMACIGEALGMSLPGSAAPPSADRRRDEFARKSGEAVVNLLRLGITARDIMTKKAFENAIAVTMAFGGSTNAVLHLLAIAREAEVELNLEDFNRIGDKIPHLGDLKPFGRYVMTDVDKIGGVPVIMRALLDAGLLHGDCLTVTGKTVAENLAAINPPDLDGKILRAMDNPIHKTGGITILHGTMAPEGAVVKSAGFDADVFEGTARVFEREQGALAALDKGLIKAGDVVVIRYEGPKGGPGMREMLAITGAIKGAGLGKDVLLLTDGRFSGGTTGLCIGHVAPEAVDGGPIAFVKDGDRIRVDMAARSFDLLVDEAELESRKIGWEPLPAKFTKGVLAKYAKLVHSASTGAYCG